The following are encoded together in the Pseudomonas maumuensis genome:
- a CDS encoding GAF domain-containing sensor histidine kinase, translating to MTQAVTADIAIIGRINAVPAILQVICETTGLRFAAVARVTESSWTACAVLDTLGFGLEVGGELEVATTLCHEIRSTRQTIVIDKASEDEQYCRHHAPRQYRFESYISVPVLRTDGSFFGTICALDAQPTPLKGTAIQPMMESFARLLAIQIESEESAQRTERALHKERAMAEVREQFIAVLGHDLRNPLFAITAGAELLSQRLTDDKQRAIALHILTCGQRATELVRDMLDFARGRLGAGIPLNLQPCHDLPDALGHVASELQRVHPQRRIILDIGQVGGLLCDRERITQLLSNLIANALLHGDPQGPVTVRASLNDSTFDLSVHNQGTPIAPQTLPLLFEPFSRPISGAPQPGLGLGLYIAKQIALAHGGRMEVTSSAEAGTLFSFRLPKGRPETPAAPPASS from the coding sequence ATGACCCAGGCCGTCACCGCCGACATCGCCATCATTGGTCGCATCAACGCCGTGCCGGCCATCCTCCAGGTCATCTGCGAGACCACCGGCCTGCGCTTTGCCGCCGTGGCCCGGGTGACCGAGAGCAGCTGGACCGCTTGCGCGGTGCTCGACACCCTGGGATTCGGCCTCGAGGTAGGCGGCGAACTCGAGGTGGCCACCACGCTGTGCCACGAAATCCGCAGCACACGCCAGACCATCGTGATCGACAAGGCCAGCGAGGACGAGCAGTACTGCCGTCACCACGCCCCACGCCAGTACCGCTTCGAAAGCTACATTTCGGTTCCGGTGCTACGTACCGACGGCAGCTTCTTCGGTACCATCTGTGCCCTGGACGCCCAGCCAACGCCACTCAAGGGCACGGCAATCCAGCCAATGATGGAATCGTTCGCCCGCCTGCTGGCCATCCAGATCGAAAGCGAGGAAAGCGCCCAACGTACCGAGCGCGCCCTGCACAAAGAGCGGGCCATGGCCGAGGTGCGCGAGCAATTCATCGCCGTGCTCGGCCACGACCTGCGCAACCCGCTGTTCGCCATCACCGCCGGTGCCGAACTGCTCAGCCAGCGCCTGACCGACGACAAGCAACGGGCCATTGCCCTGCATATCCTCACCTGCGGCCAGCGAGCCACCGAGCTGGTGCGCGACATGCTGGATTTCGCCCGTGGCCGTCTTGGTGCCGGGATCCCACTGAACCTGCAGCCCTGCCACGACCTACCGGACGCTCTCGGCCATGTGGCCTCCGAGCTGCAGCGTGTCCACCCGCAGCGGCGCATCATCCTCGACATCGGCCAGGTCGGCGGCCTGCTGTGTGACCGCGAGCGGATCACGCAACTGTTGTCCAACCTGATCGCCAATGCGCTCCTCCATGGCGACCCACAAGGCCCGGTGACCGTGCGTGCCAGCCTCAACGACAGTACCTTCGACCTGAGCGTGCATAACCAGGGTACGCCGATCGCCCCGCAAACCCTGCCCCTGCTGTTCGAGCCTTTCAGCCGGCCGATCTCCGGCGCGCCCCAGCCCGGCCTGGGCCTGGGGCTGTACATTGCCAAGCAGATCGCCCTGGCCCATGGCGGCCGCATGGAGGTGACCTCCAGCGCCGAGGCCGGCACACTGTTCAGTTTTCGCCTGCCGAAGGGTCGACCTGAGACTCCAGCAGCACCGCCAGCCAGTTCATGA
- a CDS encoding DUF2025 family protein, protein MAITSQDICIAADQLKGFVGFHGKRGTHIVRFSEDAFGMDVADDSITPCSEFVWRPEAGACMALCRERLALLLEQHVDDRLNIGEPLRIYLNRTDLPEIVAERSLR, encoded by the coding sequence ATGGCCATCACATCCCAGGACATCTGCATCGCCGCCGACCAGCTCAAGGGCTTCGTCGGCTTTCACGGCAAACGCGGCACCCATATCGTGCGGTTTTCAGAGGACGCGTTCGGCATGGACGTGGCCGACGATAGCATCACCCCCTGCAGCGAGTTCGTCTGGCGGCCCGAGGCCGGTGCATGCATGGCGCTGTGCCGGGAGCGCCTGGCGTTGCTGCTGGAACAGCATGTGGACGATCGGTTGAACATCGGCGAGCCATTGCGCATCTACCTCAACCGTACCGACCTGCCGGAGATCGTGGCTGAGCGCAGCCTGCGCTGA
- a CDS encoding LysR family transcriptional regulator codes for MNKLDLLRTFVRVSELSSFTLAGESLGLPRSTVSEQVRALENLLGTRLFNRTTRRVRTTQDGALLYERSKDLLSGMDEIESLFSADDAELAGRLRIDLPTMMARRVIVPALPQFLERFPRLDVEISCTDRQVDLLREGFDCVMRIGALSDLDVVARPVGRLSMRNCASPVYLERHGIPRSLEDLAGHQLIHYVRNLGARSAGFEYEQGGELRFQAMAGVVTVNNAEAYSAACLAGLGLIQVPAVGVDEHLRQGELVSLLEPWQARAMPVSLLYARQRHVPRRVQAFMNWLAVLLESQVDPSAGEN; via the coding sequence ATGAACAAGCTGGATCTGCTGCGTACCTTTGTCAGGGTCAGCGAACTGAGCAGTTTCACCCTGGCCGGCGAAAGCCTGGGGCTGCCGCGCTCGACCGTCTCCGAACAGGTGCGGGCGCTGGAGAACCTGCTCGGTACGCGCCTGTTCAACCGCACCACGCGCCGGGTGCGCACGACCCAGGACGGCGCCCTGTTGTACGAGCGCAGCAAGGACCTGCTGTCGGGCATGGACGAAATCGAAAGCCTGTTCAGCGCCGACGATGCCGAACTGGCCGGGCGCCTGCGCATCGACCTGCCGACCATGATGGCGCGGCGGGTCATCGTGCCGGCGTTGCCGCAGTTTCTTGAACGCTTCCCGCGCCTGGACGTGGAGATCAGTTGCACTGATCGCCAGGTCGACCTGCTGCGCGAAGGCTTCGACTGCGTGATGCGTATCGGTGCGCTCAGCGACCTGGACGTGGTGGCGCGCCCGGTCGGGCGCCTGAGCATGCGCAACTGCGCCAGCCCCGTATATCTCGAACGCCATGGGATACCCCGCAGCCTCGAGGACCTGGCCGGCCATCAACTGATCCACTACGTGCGCAACCTCGGCGCTCGCAGTGCCGGGTTCGAATACGAACAGGGCGGCGAGCTACGCTTCCAGGCCATGGCTGGCGTGGTCACGGTAAACAACGCCGAAGCCTATTCCGCCGCCTGCCTGGCTGGGCTCGGCCTGATCCAGGTGCCGGCGGTAGGTGTCGATGAACACCTTCGCCAAGGTGAACTGGTGTCACTGCTCGAGCCCTGGCAGGCGCGGGCCATGCCGGTGTCGCTGTTGTATGCGCGGCAGCGTCATGTGCCGCGCCGGGTACAGGCGTTCATGAACTGGCTGGCGGTGCTGCTGGAGTCTCAGGTCGACCCTTCGGCAGGCGAAAACTGA
- a CDS encoding FUSC family protein, translating into MPITFQALFAPHSLALKFAIKTLLGGGLALWLAMRWGLEQPSWALMTAFIVAQPLSGMVVQKGLARLAGTLVGTCMSVLFIGLFAQTPWLFLLTLALWLALCTAASTQLRSAWAYAFVLAGYTVAIIALPAVDHPLQVFDQAVARCTEICLGICCATATSALVWPMRVEQQLAGQARQAWHNGLQAASAMLGGEDEARKGLLDSLGRIVAIDAQREHAWFEGRRGRQRARAIRGLSQTLMVLLRLSRSVRRQWRQLDEGEAGRLAPWLDEVRAHLASAEQPSLLLLRQRVWDAAHDERISPAEHYCLARLTLLLDYAMATAQALDDVEQGRAPRQASQSLAAHRDLSLALLFGSRSALAFLAMSSFWLATAWPSAPGGLVLTCVVCSLFASRENGAQIGLSFLRGILLAIPAALLVGQILLPQWSSFAMLCLGMGVPLFFGALGMAHPRTGATATSYCLHFIVLVAPLNAMHFDVATLLNSAQAMLVGVGAAVLAFRLLVLRHPAWLGRRLRAATQSDLVRLTRRDLRGADSWFGGRMADRLMQLARHASELPETERKRWDDGLHGLDIGDELVHLRMCLAVAKAPLGDAERQYLQQLQVVLASGPAPGRGQRLDVASEQFIEALRRQPPSDPLRLAVGAVLQLRNSWGKWCRWQEETHGVA; encoded by the coding sequence GTGCCCATTACCTTCCAGGCCCTGTTCGCACCCCACAGCCTCGCCCTCAAGTTCGCCATCAAGACCTTGCTCGGTGGCGGCCTGGCCTTGTGGCTGGCGATGCGCTGGGGCCTCGAGCAACCGTCCTGGGCGTTGATGACCGCGTTCATCGTTGCCCAGCCGTTGTCGGGAATGGTGGTGCAGAAGGGCCTGGCGCGCTTGGCCGGCACCCTGGTCGGCACCTGCATGTCGGTGCTGTTCATCGGCCTGTTCGCCCAGACACCCTGGCTGTTCCTGCTGACCCTGGCCTTGTGGCTGGCCCTGTGTACCGCTGCTTCGACCCAGCTGCGTAGCGCCTGGGCCTACGCTTTCGTGTTGGCCGGCTACACCGTGGCGATCATTGCCCTGCCGGCGGTCGATCACCCGCTGCAAGTGTTCGACCAGGCCGTGGCGCGCTGCACCGAGATCTGCCTGGGTATCTGCTGCGCCACCGCGACCAGTGCGCTGGTCTGGCCCATGCGCGTCGAGCAGCAGTTGGCCGGCCAGGCTCGTCAGGCCTGGCACAATGGCCTGCAGGCGGCCAGCGCCATGCTCGGCGGTGAGGACGAGGCGCGCAAGGGCCTGCTCGACAGCCTCGGGCGCATTGTCGCCATTGACGCGCAGCGCGAGCACGCCTGGTTCGAAGGGCGCCGCGGCCGGCAGCGCGCCCGGGCGATTCGTGGCCTGAGCCAGACGCTGATGGTGCTGTTGCGCCTCTCACGCTCGGTGCGCAGGCAGTGGCGCCAGCTTGATGAAGGCGAAGCCGGTCGTTTGGCGCCATGGCTGGACGAGGTGCGCGCGCACCTGGCCAGCGCCGAGCAGCCCAGCTTGCTGCTGTTGCGCCAACGTGTCTGGGACGCCGCTCATGACGAGCGAATCAGCCCCGCCGAGCATTACTGCCTGGCGCGCCTGACGCTGCTGCTGGACTACGCGATGGCCACGGCCCAGGCGCTCGACGATGTGGAGCAGGGGCGCGCGCCAAGGCAGGCGTCGCAGAGCCTGGCGGCCCATCGCGACCTGTCTTTGGCTCTGCTGTTCGGTTCGCGTAGCGCGCTGGCCTTCCTGGCCATGAGCAGTTTCTGGCTGGCCACGGCCTGGCCTTCGGCGCCCGGCGGGCTGGTGCTCACCTGCGTGGTGTGCAGCTTGTTCGCGAGCCGCGAGAATGGCGCACAGATCGGCCTGAGCTTTCTGCGCGGCATCCTGCTGGCCATCCCGGCGGCGTTGCTGGTGGGGCAGATCCTGCTGCCGCAATGGAGCAGTTTCGCCATGCTCTGTTTGGGCATGGGCGTGCCGCTGTTCTTCGGCGCCCTGGGCATGGCCCATCCGCGTACTGGGGCGACCGCCACCTCGTATTGCCTGCACTTCATCGTCCTGGTGGCGCCGCTCAACGCGATGCACTTCGACGTGGCGACCCTGCTCAACAGCGCCCAGGCCATGCTGGTGGGTGTGGGCGCCGCAGTGCTGGCGTTCCGGCTGCTGGTGCTGCGTCACCCAGCTTGGCTCGGCCGGCGCCTGCGCGCGGCCACGCAGAGCGATCTGGTGCGCCTGACCCGGCGCGACCTGCGCGGTGCCGACAGCTGGTTCGGCGGGCGCATGGCTGATCGCCTGATGCAGCTGGCGCGGCACGCCAGCGAGCTGCCCGAAACCGAGCGCAAGCGCTGGGACGATGGCCTGCATGGCCTGGATATCGGTGATGAGCTGGTGCATCTGCGCATGTGCCTGGCGGTGGCCAAGGCACCGCTGGGCGATGCCGAGCGCCAGTACTTGCAGCAGTTGCAGGTGGTGCTCGCCAGTGGCCCGGCACCGGGGCGCGGCCAGCGCCTGGACGTTGCCAGCGAACAGTTCATCGAGGCCCTGCGCCGCCAGCCGCCCAGCGACCCGCTGCGCCTGGCCGTTGGTGCGGTGCTGCAGTTGCGCAATAGCTGGGGCAAGTGGTGCCGCTGGCAGGAGGAAACCCATGGGGTTGCGTGA
- a CDS encoding efflux RND transporter periplasmic adaptor subunit, producing the protein MRTAVRVLVTLCVVMLAVFAGYRLWQYYMLTPWTRDARVRADVVVVAPDVSGWVSTLKVRDNQQVKAGDLLMTIDRERFQAAFDQAGAVVETRTQQLRLREREAARRTALGPEAISAELRENAQINAAIARGELHEAAAQLQVARINLARSEVRAPRGGHITNLRLAEGNFVNTGQSVMALVDDATFYIQAYFEETKLPRIRVGDPVKVWLMGAGEAMQGHVESISRGITDRNSTPDGQLLPEVEPTFNWVRLAQRIPVRIRLDQVPEGVTLSAGMTASVQVHEAP; encoded by the coding sequence ATGCGTACAGCCGTACGTGTTCTGGTCACCCTGTGCGTGGTGATGCTTGCCGTGTTCGCCGGCTATCGACTGTGGCAGTACTACATGCTCACGCCCTGGACTCGGGATGCCCGGGTGCGTGCCGATGTGGTGGTGGTCGCCCCCGACGTATCCGGTTGGGTGAGTACGCTGAAGGTACGCGACAACCAGCAGGTCAAGGCCGGCGACCTGCTGATGACCATCGACCGCGAACGGTTCCAGGCCGCTTTCGATCAGGCCGGTGCCGTGGTCGAGACGCGTACCCAGCAGCTGCGCCTGCGCGAGCGCGAGGCCGCACGGCGCACGGCCCTGGGGCCGGAAGCGATCAGTGCCGAGTTGCGCGAGAACGCCCAGATCAACGCGGCCATCGCCCGCGGCGAACTGCACGAGGCCGCGGCCCAGCTGCAAGTGGCCAGGATCAACCTGGCCCGCAGCGAAGTACGCGCTCCGCGCGGTGGGCATATCACCAATCTGCGGCTGGCCGAGGGCAATTTCGTCAACACCGGGCAATCGGTCATGGCGCTGGTGGACGATGCCACTTTCTATATCCAGGCGTATTTCGAAGAAACCAAGCTGCCGCGGATTCGTGTCGGCGACCCGGTCAAGGTCTGGCTGATGGGGGCTGGCGAGGCCATGCAAGGACATGTGGAAAGCATCAGTCGGGGGATCACCGACCGCAACTCGACGCCGGACGGGCAACTGCTGCCCGAGGTGGAGCCGACGTTCAACTGGGTGCGCCTGGCGCAGCGGATCCCCGTACGCATTCGCCTGGATCAGGTACCCGAGGGCGTGACCCTGAGCGCCGGCATGACGGCTAGCGTACAGGTGCATGAAGCGCCTTGA
- a CDS encoding DUF1656 domain-containing protein: MGLREWALGGVLLSPFLIYVALALLLTGLLRLLVQATPLGRWIWHEALFDAALFVCVLYLVVRLSGPL; this comes from the coding sequence ATGGGGTTGCGTGAGTGGGCGCTGGGCGGCGTGCTGCTCAGCCCGTTTTTGATCTATGTCGCGCTGGCGCTGCTGTTGACCGGTCTGCTGCGCTTACTCGTGCAGGCTACGCCCCTGGGGCGCTGGATCTGGCATGAGGCGTTGTTCGACGCGGCGCTGTTCGTCTGTGTGCTGTACCTGGTGGTGCGCTTGTCTGGCCCTTTGTAA
- a CDS encoding SDR family oxidoreductase, with protein MNKPLIIITGASSGIGAATAQRFSAAGHPLLLIARRLDRLEALALPDCLCRAVDIRDRAALVAAVAEAEAVYGPADALVNNAGVMLLGQMHEQDPEQWERMFDINVKGLLNGVHALVGGMVERRHGTLINVSSVAGRKTFPNHVAYVGSKFAVHGLSENLREELAAHNVRVVTIAPGAVETELLGHTTDEGIKRDYEAWKANDMGGVVLAAEDVAGAIVWAYQQPQQVCIREIVLAATAQQP; from the coding sequence ATGAACAAACCCCTGATCATTATCACCGGTGCCAGCTCCGGTATCGGCGCCGCCACCGCCCAACGCTTTTCCGCCGCGGGCCATCCGCTGTTGCTGATCGCCCGCCGCCTGGATCGCCTGGAGGCGCTGGCGTTGCCCGATTGCCTGTGCCGCGCCGTGGATATCCGCGACCGCGCGGCGCTGGTGGCCGCCGTGGCCGAGGCCGAAGCCGTGTACGGGCCGGCCGATGCCCTGGTGAACAATGCCGGGGTGATGCTGCTGGGGCAGATGCACGAACAGGACCCGGAACAATGGGAGCGCATGTTCGACATCAACGTCAAAGGCCTGCTCAACGGCGTACATGCGCTGGTCGGCGGGATGGTCGAGCGGCGCCATGGCACCCTGATCAATGTCAGCTCAGTGGCCGGACGCAAGACCTTCCCCAACCATGTGGCCTACGTAGGCAGCAAGTTCGCCGTGCATGGGTTGTCGGAGAACCTGCGCGAGGAGCTGGCAGCGCACAATGTGCGGGTGGTGACCATCGCGCCGGGGGCGGTGGAGACCGAGCTGCTCGGGCATACCACCGACGAGGGCATCAAGCGTGACTACGAGGCCTGGAAGGCCAATGACATGGGCGGCGTGGTGCTGGCGGCGGAAGATGTTGCCGGGGCTATCGTCTGGGCCTACCAGCAGCCGCAGCAGGTGTGCATTCGCGAGATCGTGCTGGCGGCGACTGCCCAGCAGCCTTGA
- a CDS encoding bifunctional diguanylate cyclase/phosphodiesterase, giving the protein MDRNVDLSPSSPTSRLQVRRLVGGFCALFGLACVFTLVALFNIAATLDRQALEQSTFQASQALEQRLVASRQFLSSYAVWDAAYEHLVGKVDWQWAYAEKNVGESLYSASGYEGVFVVEDGRTTYALFKGKPTDSPASAHIDSPLAAIIDAARKAAPAREQVTHFVRFNGWPAVLSAAAVRQDKEVTEADVRQAPVMVFVDQLTEAKLSVLGKGAGLTGMRLEKNGAAQAGQPHIAVGETGYHLAWNTPLPGRQLLHAFLPPLLAVFLVLGLVLLYLFRHALRSSRAIDESLLRLQQSNRALEASEQRFRAVAEAASDWIWETDRHHRLTYLSQRFVSVTGYRIEDWLGQPLNQLLACDTTPLLPWLDNEADSDTQQLANLRCNYDDATGQNRYCRVSARSIIYEGKLAGFRGTASDITDEVAAHARIQHLSMHDALTGLANRNKLSRHLEQALLRGSDSPPLTLLLLDLDSFKPINDSLGHPAGDAVLQEVASRLRDTTRDDDLVARLGGDEFVLVLHGLDNRSEIDRFCARLLDLLQQPIGFEEHQLHIGASIGIAQTRAQGYDAGELIRCADIALYQAKADGKNTWRYFSPEMNQQIQYRRQLENDLRRAIKQHEFVLHYQPRYRLNDLRIVSVEALLRWEHPQEGLIGPDTFIPLAEQSDLIVPLGRWVLEEACRNARDWPEELLVSVNLSPAQFSRSDVVADVRQVLLDTGFPAQRLELEITENVMLNDIEGALGTMLALKELGVRLNMDDFGTGYSSLGYLRTYPFDSIKIDKRFIAGLSSQSGNDRAVVQAIINLGKAMGLTVTAEGVETEQQLKALDKEQCHEVQGYYLSKPVDRAGFEALLANREVRQDAS; this is encoded by the coding sequence ATGGACAGGAACGTCGACCTTTCACCCTCCAGCCCCACCTCGCGCCTGCAGGTGCGTCGCCTGGTCGGCGGCTTCTGCGCGCTGTTCGGGCTCGCTTGCGTGTTCACCCTGGTGGCATTGTTCAACATCGCCGCCACGCTGGACCGCCAGGCGCTGGAGCAAAGCACCTTCCAGGCCTCCCAGGCGCTGGAACAACGGCTGGTTGCCTCGCGCCAGTTCCTCTCCAGCTACGCCGTCTGGGACGCCGCCTACGAACATCTGGTAGGCAAGGTCGACTGGCAGTGGGCCTATGCCGAGAAGAATGTCGGCGAGTCGCTGTACAGTGCCAGCGGCTACGAAGGCGTGTTCGTGGTCGAGGATGGCCGCACCACCTATGCCCTGTTCAAGGGCAAGCCCACCGACTCGCCGGCCAGCGCACATATCGACAGCCCTCTGGCGGCGATCATCGACGCGGCGCGCAAGGCGGCTCCGGCCCGCGAGCAGGTGACCCACTTCGTGCGTTTCAACGGCTGGCCGGCGGTGCTCAGCGCTGCGGCGGTGCGCCAGGACAAGGAAGTGACCGAGGCGGATGTGCGCCAGGCACCGGTAATGGTGTTCGTCGACCAGTTGACCGAGGCCAAGCTCTCCGTGCTGGGCAAGGGCGCAGGCCTGACCGGTATGCGCCTGGAAAAGAACGGTGCCGCCCAGGCCGGACAACCGCATATCGCCGTGGGCGAAACCGGCTACCACCTGGCCTGGAACACGCCGCTGCCGGGTCGCCAGCTGCTCCACGCCTTCCTGCCGCCGCTGCTGGCGGTGTTCCTGGTACTCGGCCTGGTGCTGCTCTACCTGTTCCGCCACGCCCTGCGCAGTTCCCGGGCAATAGATGAAAGCCTGCTGCGATTGCAGCAGAGCAACCGCGCCCTGGAAGCCAGCGAGCAGCGCTTTCGCGCAGTGGCCGAAGCCGCCTCCGACTGGATCTGGGAAACCGACCGCCATCACCGCCTGACCTACCTGTCGCAGCGCTTCGTCAGCGTTACCGGCTACCGCATCGAGGACTGGCTCGGCCAGCCGCTCAACCAGTTGCTGGCCTGCGACACCACGCCCCTGCTGCCCTGGCTCGACAACGAAGCCGACAGCGACACGCAGCAACTGGCAAACCTGCGTTGCAACTACGATGACGCCACCGGGCAGAACCGTTACTGCCGCGTGTCGGCGCGCTCGATCATCTACGAAGGCAAGCTCGCCGGATTTCGCGGCACCGCCAGCGACATCACCGACGAGGTCGCCGCCCATGCCCGCATCCAGCACCTGTCGATGCACGACGCCCTGACAGGCCTGGCCAACCGCAACAAGCTGTCGCGCCACCTCGAACAAGCCCTGCTGCGCGGCAGCGACTCGCCGCCCCTGACCCTGCTGCTGCTCGACCTGGACAGCTTCAAGCCGATCAACGATTCCCTCGGCCACCCCGCTGGCGATGCGGTGCTGCAGGAGGTAGCCAGCCGCCTGCGCGATACCACCCGTGACGATGACCTGGTCGCCCGTCTGGGCGGCGACGAGTTCGTTCTGGTCCTGCATGGCCTGGACAACCGCAGCGAAATCGATCGTTTCTGCGCTCGTCTGCTCGACCTGTTGCAACAACCCATCGGTTTCGAGGAGCACCAGTTGCACATCGGCGCCAGCATCGGCATCGCCCAGACCCGGGCCCAGGGCTACGATGCCGGCGAACTGATCCGTTGCGCCGACATCGCCCTGTACCAGGCCAAGGCCGACGGTAAGAACACCTGGCGCTACTTCTCGCCGGAGATGAACCAGCAGATCCAATACCGCCGTCAGTTGGAAAACGACCTGCGCCGGGCCATCAAGCAGCACGAGTTCGTGCTGCACTACCAGCCACGCTACCGCCTGAACGACCTGCGCATCGTTTCGGTGGAAGCCCTTTTGCGCTGGGAGCATCCCCAGGAAGGGCTGATCGGGCCAGACACCTTCATTCCGCTCGCAGAACAGAGCGACCTCATCGTCCCGCTGGGCCGCTGGGTGCTCGAAGAAGCCTGCCGCAATGCCCGTGACTGGCCCGAAGAGCTGCTGGTCTCGGTAAACCTGTCGCCCGCGCAGTTCTCCCGCAGCGATGTGGTCGCCGATGTGCGCCAGGTGTTGCTGGACACCGGATTCCCGGCCCAGCGCCTGGAGCTGGAAATCACCGAGAACGTGATGCTCAACGACATCGAAGGCGCCCTGGGCACCATGCTCGCGCTCAAAGAACTGGGCGTGCGCCTGAACATGGACGACTTCGGCACCGGCTACTCGTCACTGGGCTACCTGCGCACCTACCCCTTCGACAGCATCAAGATCGACAAGCGCTTCATCGCCGGGTTGAGCAGCCAGAGCGGCAACGACCGGGCCGTGGTCCAGGCGATCATCAACCTGGGCAAGGCCATGGGGCTGACGGTGACCGCCGAGGGCGTGGAGACCGAGCAGCAATTGAAGGCGCTGGACAAGGAGCAGTGCCACGAGGTGCAGGGCTACTACCTGAGCAAGCCCGTGGACCGGGCAGGGTTCGAGGCGCTGCTGGCGAACCGCGAAGTTCGCCAGGATGCGTCCTGA
- a CDS encoding LysR family transcriptional regulator, translating into MDIRHLKAFIAVFEARNITVAAQRLCVAQPTLSVTIRQLEDDLGAELFLRQARGVEVSEQARELYPQACRMVAEADALRLRFRQGQERVPLALGIETDIAPAQVEACVRLASQAVAGLQLTLLEGCDGDARLADEAQRCEDELFLPLWEEAFVLVMATGSQPDGRWITCPQHPSHQRLMGLYGEGEQVGQAGSLQLALAMVAAGLGAAWLPQSLAERCPGVYWRPGSGLALRRRVGLCITHEALSLPAVAALHQALNRA; encoded by the coding sequence ATGGATATCCGTCATCTCAAGGCATTTATCGCGGTCTTCGAAGCGCGCAATATCACTGTAGCCGCCCAGCGCCTGTGCGTGGCGCAACCGACCTTGTCGGTGACCATCCGCCAGCTGGAGGATGACCTCGGCGCCGAGCTGTTCCTGCGTCAGGCCCGTGGGGTCGAAGTCAGTGAGCAGGCGCGTGAGCTGTATCCCCAGGCCTGCCGCATGGTGGCCGAGGCCGACGCGCTGCGTCTGCGCTTTCGCCAGGGGCAGGAGCGGGTGCCTTTGGCCCTGGGCATCGAGACGGACATCGCGCCGGCCCAGGTCGAAGCCTGCGTGCGCCTGGCCAGCCAGGCGGTGGCGGGCCTGCAATTGACTTTGCTCGAAGGCTGCGACGGGGATGCGCGGTTGGCCGACGAGGCCCAGCGCTGCGAGGACGAACTGTTCCTGCCATTGTGGGAGGAGGCCTTCGTGCTGGTAATGGCGACCGGCAGCCAGCCGGACGGGCGCTGGATCACCTGCCCGCAGCATCCTTCGCACCAGCGCCTGATGGGGTTGTACGGCGAAGGCGAGCAGGTCGGCCAGGCCGGTTCGTTGCAACTGGCGCTGGCCATGGTCGCCGCCGGGCTGGGCGCGGCATGGTTGCCGCAGTCTCTGGCCGAGCGCTGTCCCGGGGTCTACTGGCGGCCCGGCAGCGGCCTGGCACTGCGGCGCCGGGTCGGCTTGTGCATCACCCATGAGGCTTTGTCACTTCCTGCCGTCGCCGCGCTGCACCAGGCCTTGAACCGAGCTTGA
- a CDS encoding SDR family NAD(P)-dependent oxidoreductase, translating to MTRKIALITGASRGLGKNTAEHLAARGIDIIGTYHSKADEARAVAATLEQAGVRAAMLQLDVSDSASFANFVERLGDTLEQQFGRRQLDFLVNNAGIGLNVPFSETSEAQFDQLLNIQLKGPFFLTQRLLPLLADGGRIVNISTGLTRFALPGYAAYAAMKGAMEVLTRYQAKELGARGIRVNILAPGAIETDFGGGVVRDNQQVNDYIAGNTALGRVGLPDDIGAAVALLLEDGNGWINGQRLEVSGGMFL from the coding sequence ATGACTCGCAAGATCGCACTGATCACCGGCGCCAGCCGCGGCCTGGGCAAGAACACCGCCGAACACCTGGCCGCCCGTGGCATCGACATCATCGGCACCTACCACAGCAAGGCCGACGAAGCCCGCGCCGTGGCGGCCACGCTGGAGCAGGCCGGCGTGCGCGCCGCCATGCTGCAACTGGACGTCAGCGACAGCGCCAGCTTCGCAAATTTCGTCGAACGCCTGGGCGACACCCTCGAACAGCAGTTCGGCCGCCGTCAGCTGGACTTCCTGGTAAACAACGCCGGCATCGGCCTGAACGTGCCATTCAGCGAGACCAGCGAGGCGCAGTTCGACCAGTTGCTGAATATCCAGCTCAAGGGCCCGTTCTTCCTTACCCAGCGCCTGCTGCCGCTGCTGGCCGACGGCGGGCGCATCGTCAACATCTCCACTGGTCTGACCCGCTTCGCCCTGCCCGGCTACGCCGCCTACGCGGCCATGAAGGGGGCCATGGAAGTGCTGACCCGCTACCAGGCCAAGGAGCTGGGCGCACGCGGCATCCGTGTGAACATTCTCGCGCCGGGCGCCATCGAGACCGACTTCGGCGGGGGCGTGGTGCGTGACAACCAGCAGGTCAATGACTACATCGCTGGCAACACCGCCCTGGGCCGGGTCGGCCTGCCGGACGATATCGGCGCGGCCGTTGCCTTGTTGCTGGAGGATGGCAATGGCTGGATCAACGGGCAGCGGCTGGAGGTGTCGGGGGGCATGTTCCTCTGA